From one Streptococcus oralis genomic stretch:
- the nrdR gene encoding transcriptional regulator NrdR: protein MRCPKCGATKSSVVDSRQAEEGNTIRRRRECDECQHRFTTYERVEERTLVVVKKDGTREQFSRDKIFNGIIRSAQKRPVSSDEINMVVNRIEQKLRSRSENEIQSEYIGSLVMEELAELDEITYVRFASVYRSFKDVSELESLLQQITQSSKKKKEK from the coding sequence ATGCGTTGTCCAAAATGTGGGGCTACCAAGTCTAGTGTTGTTGATAGTCGACAAGCCGAAGAAGGAAATACCATCCGCCGAAGACGTGAGTGCGACGAGTGTCAGCATCGTTTTACAACCTATGAACGAGTAGAAGAAAGAACGCTGGTTGTCGTCAAAAAAGACGGTACGCGAGAGCAGTTTTCAAGAGATAAAATCTTTAATGGGATTATCCGCTCAGCCCAGAAACGTCCTGTGTCAAGTGATGAAATCAACATGGTGGTCAATCGCATCGAGCAAAAACTCCGTAGTCGCAGTGAGAATGAGATCCAAAGTGAATATATTGGGTCCTTAGTCATGGAAGAATTGGCAGAGCTTGATGAGATCACCTATGTTCGTTTTGCCAGTGTTTACCGTAGCTTTAAGGATGTGAGTGAGTTGGAGAGTCTGCTTCAGCAGATCACCCAGTCCTCTAAGAAGAAAAAGGAAAAATAG
- a CDS encoding GntR family transcriptional regulator — translation MSWSFDNTKPIYLQIMEKIKLQIVSHELEPNQQLPTVRDLASEAGVNPNTIQRALSDLEREGFVYSKRTTGRFVTEDLDLILQSRKQLSEEQLQQFVSCMLQFGYKKEELPNVLSDYIKGV, via the coding sequence ATGTCCTGGTCATTTGATAATACAAAACCGATTTATTTACAGATTATGGAAAAAATCAAATTACAGATTGTTTCCCATGAACTGGAACCCAATCAACAGCTCCCTACCGTGAGAGATTTGGCGAGCGAGGCTGGGGTCAATCCCAATACCATTCAGCGCGCCTTGTCTGACCTCGAACGTGAAGGATTTGTATATAGCAAGCGGACAACTGGTCGATTTGTCACCGAGGATTTGGACCTCATCCTTCAGTCCCGCAAACAACTTTCCGAGGAGCAACTGCAACAATTCGTCTCTTGCATGCTCCAATTTGGCTACAAAAAAGAAGAACTGCCAAATGTATTAAGCGACTATATTAAAGGAGTTTAA
- a CDS encoding DnaD domain protein, whose product MKPNDRFSFLKNNRVSQDTSSLVQCYLPIIGQEALSLYLYTITFWDGGQKEHLFSHILNHLNFGMPTLLQSFKVLSAFDLLTLYQKENVYELQLHSPLSSQEFLSHSVYSRLLEKKIGDTAVSAMKQTPSEGEALSVSLSQVFPTLTEEVTPSESKSKLKNDFDLEHFQRLMARDGLRFEDEQADVLELFAIADEKKWTWFETYQLAKATAVAQVISVKRMREKIAQKPATSDFSPKEMTIIREAKNKTPLHFLAEIKQTRKGNITQSERELLHQMASLGLLDEVINIVLLLTFNKVDSANVNEKYAMKVANDYAYQKIRTAEEAVLRIRERQQKGQEDKKLKTSSTKTNVPKWSNPEYKNQTSEETRLELERKKQEMLARLEEGGD is encoded by the coding sequence ATGAAACCAAATGACCGTTTTTCTTTTCTAAAGAATAATCGGGTGTCGCAAGATACCTCTTCTCTGGTGCAGTGCTACCTCCCGATTATCGGTCAGGAGGCACTGAGCCTCTATCTATATACCATTACCTTTTGGGATGGTGGGCAAAAGGAACACCTCTTTTCCCATATCCTCAACCACTTAAACTTTGGCATGCCGACCTTGCTCCAATCCTTCAAAGTCTTATCTGCCTTCGATCTGTTGACCCTTTATCAGAAGGAGAATGTCTATGAATTACAGCTTCATTCTCCCCTTTCCAGTCAAGAATTTCTAAGTCATTCTGTCTATAGCAGATTATTAGAGAAAAAGATTGGGGATACAGCTGTTTCTGCTATGAAGCAGACTCCAAGTGAGGGAGAAGCACTCTCTGTTTCTTTGAGCCAAGTCTTTCCAACCCTGACTGAAGAAGTGACACCAAGCGAGTCTAAAAGCAAGTTAAAAAATGATTTTGACTTGGAACATTTCCAGCGTCTGATGGCTCGAGATGGCTTGCGTTTTGAAGACGAGCAGGCGGATGTTTTGGAATTGTTCGCCATTGCAGATGAAAAAAAATGGACCTGGTTTGAAACCTATCAATTAGCTAAGGCGACAGCTGTAGCTCAGGTTATTTCTGTCAAACGCATGCGTGAAAAGATAGCACAAAAACCAGCTACTTCTGACTTTAGCCCCAAAGAAATGACCATTATCAGGGAAGCCAAAAATAAAACTCCCCTGCACTTTTTAGCCGAAATCAAGCAAACGCGTAAGGGGAACATCACCCAAAGTGAAAGAGAACTCCTTCACCAGATGGCGTCTTTAGGCTTGTTGGATGAAGTCATCAATATCGTCTTGCTTCTAACCTTTAACAAGGTTGATTCGGCCAATGTCAATGAGAAATATGCCATGAAGGTCGCCAATGACTATGCTTATCAAAAAATTCGGACAGCAGAAGAAGCTGTGCTTCGGATTCGAGAGCGTCAGCAAAAAGGCCAAGAAGACAAAAAATTGAAAACTAGCTCGACTAAGACAAATGTTCCCAAGTGGAGCAATCCAGAATATAAAAATCAAACCAGCGAGGAAACTCGTCTGGAACTAGAACGTAAAAAACAAGAAATGTTAGCCCGATTAGAAGAAGGAGGAGACTAG